In the genome of Paenarthrobacter ilicis, the window TCAACCGGGTTCATGGCTACACCACGGACGGTCGGGCGGACGCCCTTCCAGCGCATGCGGCCGGCCTTGCCCCAGTTGATGTTCGACTGCTCGGCGTTGCCGACCTCGCCGACGGTTGCGCGGCAGCGCACGTCAACGTTGCGGATTTCACCGGAGGGCAGACGCAGCTGGGCGAAACGGCCTTCCTTGGCAACGAGCTGTACCGAAGCACCTGCGGAACGTGCCATCTTGGCGCCGCCACCCGGACGCAGTTCAACTGCGTGGATTACGGTACCAACCGGGATGTTGCGCAGCGGCAGGTTGTTGCCCGGCTTGATGTCAGCGTCGGGGCCAGCCTCGACGAAGTCACCCTGGGACAGCTTGTTCGGAGCGATGATGTAACGCTTGGTGCCATCAACGTAGTGCAGGAGTGCGATGCGAGCCGTACGGTTCGGGTCGTACTCAATTTCGGCAACGCGGGCGTTGATGCCATCTTTGTCGTGACGACGGAAGTCGATCAGACGGTACTGGCGCTTGTGCCCACCACCCTTGTGACGGGTGGTGATCTTACCGGTGTTGTTACGGCCGCCAGTCTTGTGCAGCGGACGAAGCAACGACTTTTCCGGAGTCGATCGCGTGATTTCAGCAAAGTCGGCTACGCTCGAGCCACGACGGCCCGGGGTAGTCGGCTTGTATTTACGGATTCCCATAATTTATTTCCTCGTTAAAGTGGTCTCCGCTACGCGAGCGGACCGCCGAAGATGTCGATTGTGCCTTCTTTGAGGGTGACAATTGCACGCTTGGTGCTCTTGCGCTGTCCCCAGCCGAATTTGGTGCGCTTGCGCTTACCGGCACGGTTGATGGTGTTGATCGAGTCAACCTTGACCGAGAAGATCTTCTCAACGGCCAATTTGATTTCGGTCTTGTTCGAGCGCGGGTCCACCAGGAAGGTGTACTTGCCTTCGTCGATCAGACCGTAGCTCTTTTCCGAAACGACGGGTGCAAGCACGACGTCGCGCGGATCCTTGATGGTGGTTACGCTCACTTGGAGGCCTCCTCGTTCTTTGCCTTGTCAGCGATGAACGCCTCGAAAGCAGCCTTGGTGAAGACCACATCGTCGGAGACAAGCACGTCGTAGGTGTTCAGCTGGTCTGCGTACAGAACGTGAACATCCTGGAGGTTGCGCACGGAAAGTGCAGCAACATCGTTGGCGCGCTCGATAACGACGAGCAGGTTCTTGCGCTCGGTAACGGTGCGCAGCGACGCCAGTGCATCCTTGGCTGACGGCTTGGTGCCGGCTACCAGTTCAGCGATGACGTGGATGCGGCCGTTGCGGGCGCGGTCAGACAGGGCGCCGCGGAGTGCAGCAGCCTTCATCTTCTTGGGGGTGCGCTGGCTGTAGTCACGAGGGGTCGGACCGTGGACAACGCCACCGCCGGTCATGTGAGGAGCACGGATGGAACCCTGACGGGCGCGGCCGGTGCCCTTCTGCTTGAACGGCTTGCGACCTGCACCGGAAACCTCGGCGCGGGTCTTCGTCTTGTGGGTACCCTGGCGGGCAGCAGCGAGCTGTGCAACGACGACCTGGTGCAGCAAGGGCACGTTGGTCTGAACGTCGAAGATCTCTGCAGGCAGGTCTACCTTGACAGTGCTAGTCATTTAACTAGGCTCCCTTCACGGCGGTGCGTACGAGTACGACCTGGCCGCGGGCACCGGGAACGGCACCCTTGATAAGGAGCAGCGACTTCTCAGCGTCAACACCGTGAACCGTGAGGTTCAGCGTGGTGTGACGCTCGGCGCCCATGCGGCCGGCCATTTTCAGGCCCTTGAAGACGCGGCTCGGGGTGGATGCGCCACCGATGGAGCCAGGCTTACGGTGGTTCTTGTGGGCACCGTGGGATGCGCCAACGCCGTGGAAGCCGTGACGCTTCATAACACCGGCGAAGCCCTTACCCTTGGAGGTGCCGACTACGTCGATCTTCTGGCCGGCTTCGAAGATCTCAACAGAGAGCTCCTGGCCCAGCTCGTAGGATGCGGCGTCTGCGGTACGCAGTTCGACGACGTGGCGGCGCGGGGTGACGCCTGCCTTTTCAAAGTGACCAGCCAGGGGCTTGGTGACCTTGCGGGGATCGATCTGGCCGTAGCCGATCTGGACGGCGACGTAGCCATCTACCTCTGCGTTGCGCAGCTGGGTGATGACGTTGGAGTCAGCCTGGACGACAGTTACCGGGATGAGCTTGTTGTTCTCGTCCCAGACCTGGGTCATGCCGAGCTTCGTGCCCAACAGGCCCTTTACGTTACGGGTTGCGGTCATAGTCTCTCAGCACCTCCCTAGAGCTTGATTTCGATGTTCACGTCTGCAGGCAGATCGAGACGCATAAGCGAGTCGACGGCCTTCGGCGTGGGGTCAATGATGTCGATCAGACGCTTGTGAGTACGCATTTCGAAGTGCTCACGGCTGTCCTTGTACTTGTGAGGAGAGCGAATTACGCAGTAAACGTTCTTCTCTGTGGGCAGCGGCACCGGGCCGACTACCGTTGCGCCTGCGCGCGTGACCGTCTCAACGATCTTCCGCGCTGAAACATCAATGACCTCGTGGTCATATGACTTCAGCCGGATGCGGATTTTTTGTCCCGCCATGTCGCCTGACTCTCTTTCAGCTAGTGCTGCTCTAGTTAGGGCTGCTCTGTTTACTTACCTGTTGATGTGGCCGCCGAGGCGTTTGAGGCAGTGCCACCACACGCCGCACAAGCTGAATCCGGATATTCCGGGTTCCTCAACCTGCCGGCGCACCGACCCCCGCGGTCGGGCGTGTCGCGATTTCCACGCAGACTCGACCGCATTCCATGGGGTTCAGGGTTATGTTTGGGCTTCTACCTGGACCCTGACACCCGGCATTATCCGGATCGGGACACGAAGAAGCGCTTGAACAACTCATCCAGTATGGCGGAAATCCGGGGCAAAGGCCAATCGTCCCCTGCAGGGGCATTGCCGGGTGGCCCGCGGCTGGGCACTATTGGGGAATGACTGTGCAGGATTCAGGCTCGGTGGAAGATCTGGCGGCCCGCCTGCCGCCGGGATTTACCCTGGGGGTGGCGGCCGCTGCTATCCAGATTGAGGGTTCAGTGGCTGCTGACGGCCGCGGGCCGTCGGGGTGGGACGCTTTCGCCCAGAAGCCCGGGGCAATCGTCGACGGCGGTTCGCCCTCCGTCGCGTGCGACCATTACAACAGATGCGATGAAGACATCGCCCTCATGCAGGAGCTGGGGGTCGACTCCTACCGGTTTTCCTTCTCCTGGCCACGCATCCAGCCCGGCGGCAAAGGTGCCTTCAACCAGCGGGGGCTGGACTTCTACGACCGCCTGATCGACAAACTGCTTGCCGCCGGAATCTCGCCCATGGCCACGTTGTTCCACTGGGATACCCCACTGGAGCTGGAGCATGCCGGCGGATGGATGAACAGGGAAACGGCCTACCGCTTCGCGGACTACACCGCAGCGGTGGCCTCCCGCTGTGGCGATCGCGTGGACAAATGGGTCACCTTGAATGAGCCCGTGTCAGTGACCGTTCAGGGCTACGCGCTGGGCGTCCACTCCCCCGGAAAGCAGCTCCTCTTCGACGCCCTGCCCTCCGCGCACCACCAACTCCTGGGTCATGGTCTCTCCGTGCTGGCTCTTCGGAGCGAAGGTGTCAAGGGAGAGGTAGGGGTGTCCAACATGCACGCCCCTGTCCAACCGGCCTCGAACAGCTTGCCAGACCGGTTGATGACGCAGGCAATGGACCACATCCTGAACAGGATCTATTCCGATGCGCTTCTTTTGGGCAGCTACCCCAAACCCCCGCTTCCCATGCGGCCGTGGTTCCGTTCCCTGGACGTGGTAGCGGACGGTGACATGGAGATCATCAACCAGCCCTTGGATTTCTACGGGGTGAACTACTACTACCCCGTCAAAGTAGCTGCCGGCCCGGGGCCCGCAGAAATACCCACCGGCACCTCCCCCGAGATGGCGAAAGTCCCCTTCCATCTGGCAGTGTTCCAGGAGTACGAGACCACCGGCTTTGGCTGGCCGGTGGCCCCTGAATACCTCGTCCAACTGCTCAGGGACATGAAGGACCGCTACGGGGATGCCTTGCCCCCGATCTACATCACCGAAGGCGGGGCCAGTTTCCCTGAACCAGCCCATGTGGACGGACCACTTCAGGACACCAACCGGATTTCCTATCTGGCCGAGCACCTGGGGCACGTGCTCACCGCAACGGGTCCAGGTGGGACTGCCGAGGATGTGGATGTTCGTGGCTACTACGTATGGACCCTGCTGGATAACTTCGAGTGGGCCGCGGGTTACTCCCAGCGCTTTGGCCTGGTGCACACCGATTTCGACTCCCTGCAGAGAACGCCCAAGGAATCCTTCTATTGGTACCGGGCACTGAGCCGGGCGCGGAACCACAACGCCTGAGCAAGGAGCCCAGGATTGTCCTACTGGTTCTTGTTGGCGCGCCGGATCCTCTTTGCCCGGTCGATCTCACCCTTGAAGTTCTTGCGGCCCCAGATGACACCGCCACCCACAGCGACAATAACAACGAGAAAAATCAGGAATTCCACAACATTCTCCTTAGGTTGACTGCAACACTACCGGACCGCTTCTCCGCCACCGGGCGTGATCCCGTTCTTGTCCACCGGGGGTTTACGGTTCAGGCGCCACACAGCCAGGGCGATGAGCGCCACGGCCACGAGGGCCAACATAGCGAAGGCATAGGAGCGAAGAGCCCACATGACGCATAGCGCAACCCCTGCAGCACCCCACCAGACGAAGGCCCGTTCCGCCAAAAGCAGCCCTGCGGCAAGAAGAACCACGTGCGCCACCAGGACGTACAGCTGTTGGGGCACAGAGCCGCCGAAGACGGTGCCAATCGAGGACAAGGACAGCATCGCGGCCGCGACGCACAGACGGACAAACCCATCGGACCGGCCGCCCTTTATATAGCGCAGTCCTGCCATAACAGCTACCGCGACGACGTACCACTGTGCGGCCCAGAACAAGTTGGGGCTGGAGCCGTCTACAAACAGCACGGCCCGCTGAAGGGCAGCGATGGAGACGACGGCCCAGATCTCTGCGGCGAACCACTTGCCGGCAGGGACTTCCAGGACCACCAGGACACCCATGGCAACCACCAGCACGAAACCCACCAAAGAGGTAGGTCCGCGGAGCAGGCCCACCCCTGCGGAACATGCCAGGGCCAGCCCTGCCGTGCCCACCAGGCTGAATTGGCGCCACGGACTGTTGGCTATCGAGGGACCCCCCAGAACCTTGCCGGCGTACAGCAGCACAGCCGTGCCAACACCGCCCAGCAGCCATGCAGCGAACCCGGCCCACACCCCCGGCGGCAAACCTTCCAGAGCCCCGGAAGCAGCCGGGACGGCTCCTGCCAGCAACGACGGAGCCGCTGCGGCATAGAGAACCGGGAGGTCTTCGAGGTGGGAAGCGACAAACAGAATGGCGGCCATCACCACCAAGGCCAATCCCACCAGGCCGTAGGAGATGCCCAGGGCCAGTGCGCCGCCGGCAACCACATTGGCGAGGGAAGCAACCAACCAGAACAGCCGCTCTTCCGGTCGACGTGACGGCGTCCCCGCGGACCGTCGCGTCAACGCCAAGCGGAGCACCACCACCACAACGGCAAGGACAAGGAGAACTGCAGGCACCTGTGCTTTGTCCAGCAGGGGCTGATGCAGCCACGTCCCGGCGGGGAAGCCCAGCGCAGGGCCAGCGGCAATAATTGCTGCACCGAGGCCTGGAACCCCGAGGTACTGTGAACCCCGCAGGAACAGGAAGCGCCACGACACTGCGGCAGAAACCAGAACCAGGGTGAACTCAAACAGGACCACCCAACGTCCACCGCCGTCGAAGTCCCTGGTGGCCAGGTAGGTGAAAGGCAGCACGAGCTGGGCTCCCAGGGCGACCCACGTTCCGGCTTCCCGGAAAGCGGCATCGATGCCACGACGACGGAGCACCATAGAGACAGCATGCTGGAGCGTGAGCAACAAGGCCAAAGCCACGGAAACTGCCGTGACTGAATCGGTCGCATCCCCCACCACCACGGCCAGGAACGCCGTGGCCAGAACCCGCAAGGCCAAGAGGTGAATACCCCGCTGCAACCTCTCCTTCAGCACGGCCGCCATGAAGGCGCTGTAGGCAGTGTAGATGCCCAGCAGAACTTCCACGTCCCGCACGTTTCCTACCCTCAAAGCCATCAGGAGGATGAAGCCTGCGGGGGCAAAGACCCAGCCCGCCTGATGTCGGCGGAAAGCCATGCCACACGCAACCGTCGCCAAAGCTGTTACAACAGCCGCAACACCGGGCTGCCATTCGCCGCGCGCGACGCCGGACCCCATCGCGCTGTCCACAGACAAAACAACACTGGCGCCGGCCATCACCAGGACAACAACCGCGGCGTCACCAAGGGAGGCCTGCGGAAATCTCTTCCTTGCAACCATGCTCAACGGCAGGAACAACTGCACCGCTCCCGCTGCCAATACCAACAACGCGGGCGTGACCGCCTCGCCCGCAACAACAATGCTGCCGCCCGCACGGACGGCGTCGGCGTATACCGACGCAGCAAGCACGGTTGCCGAGGCCCGCGCCAGCCACCAGTACACCTGGCGGTGAAGGGACGGGGCGATCCTCAAAGCGGTCACTGCCGAGTAGGCCATGCCGGTTCCCAGCACCAGATTTCCCAACGCCGCCGAGACAGCGAAGAGGCCCACAAAACCGGAAACCAGAAGGGCCGCCGGTGCCACCAGCTCAGCAAGGCCGGCACGCCACTGCCCTGAGCTCTCCACGCCTGTGCTCTCCACGCCTCGGTTCTCCTCCTCTCGCGGAAATACGAGCAAGCCCGCCGCAAGTCCGGCACAGACCACCGTTCCCACCGCGAAGGCCACAGCAGGACGGCCGGACACATCATCGAAAACCGGCAGCACCATCAATGCCGCCAGCGCCACCACGCCGAATCCGGCAACTGAGGGCACGGGAGCCATCAACCGCACTCCCCCGCGTTCCAGCACGGCGCTGAGCACCTGCTGCAGGGCCGCCGCTCCAATAAAGGCAACCACGGAGAAGGCGACCCTGTGCGGAACGTCCTCAAGAAACCCGGCGGTCGCCGCAGGCACGGCCAGCGTCAGGAAGATGCGTCCAGCCAGCACCAAAAGGGGGCGTCGGGTCCCCGGCCGGACACCAGCCCGCAGGAACCAGTAGAGTCCGGTAGCCCCCACCATGACGGCCACCGGCCAGGCACCCAAAGGACCCATGAAGGGAAGGGCTGCCGCAGCCACGACGCCGGGCGCGAACTCCACTCCCCCGCCCAGCTTCCAGCCGACCGCCATGGCGGTGGCCAGAACGAGCGCCAGAGGCAACCAGACAGCCATCCCGTAGTCACCAACGGCCAGAAGCACGGTAAGGGCAAACGCGGCGACCAGTTGCAGGCCCGAGCACGCCAAAGCGTCGGCCCTCCACAACCGCGGCGCGAACCGCTGACCGGCAAAAGCCATGCCCAATGATTGAAGACCCACGCAAATGATTGCCGCCATCAAGACGGCGGTGCTTTCCGAGGTGACGTCCCAGACCAACCCAAGCAATGAAAGCGTCAGGGCCAGCCTTGCGGCGTAAGCATGCTGGCGTTTGTGGAGCGCACCCGGCACCAAGGCCATGACGGTGAAGTAGACCCCGCAGAAGAGCATGACAAGGGCATATTCGCCGCGGGACAAAAAGACGGGAGTCATGGTCACCGCAATGGCTACTGCGGGAACAACAAACGGGTGGAGAAGCATGAGCGGGCGCAAGTAGAGGGGCGGCAACCAGCGTGGCCGCAGCAACGCTCCCAGCGTCAGCAGGATCGCCACGCCGATGAGTGCGGTGAAATACCACACCAGCGCACCGCCCAGAACGGACACTCCGGACCATGCCGTTGAGACCACAAAGGTGAGTGACAGGTACGCCAGGACTCTGCTGTCCAAACGAAGCGCCGTGAAAACGTAAACCAACGTCCCCAGCAAGGATGTCACCAACCATGCAGCTGGACCATCGTGGAGTGCAAAGTTGTACATCGCCAGACCAGTGACGGGAATCAAAGCGAGGCCGGTGCCGACGAAGGCGATGGCTGCGGGCCGAAGGCGTGGCACCTTGGCATGGACAACCATGCCGGCTCCGTAGAAGAGCGCCGTGATGAACCAGATGCCAACGAATCGGAGGAGCTCGGGAAGGCTCGTACCTACAAACAGGGCGCCGGCAGCCACCAGCAGCAGGCTGGCCACATAGAGCGTGACGTTGATGTTCTGCTGGTCGCGCTTCTCCTTGCGGGCCGCCACTTCCTCCGGCGTCTCACGGCGAACGGGGGGCTGGATGTACGCAGGACCAGAGGTGGGGTGAATGGACGCCGGAGGGACTGGCAGCGAACGAGCTGGAGCAGGCAGCGACTGAGCTGGGACGGGCAGCGACTGAGCTGGAGCGGGCAGCGAGCGAGCAGGAGCGGGCCGAACGGGCGCGGGGGTCGTTGGCTGGCCAGGTGCAGTGAACCCCGGGGCGGGCATGGGCGATTGGATGGTCGCGGGTACCTGGACAGGCTTGGCGGCGGCACTGCGGACCTTGGCCTCCGCGTCCCGCCATCCATCCATGTGACCCGCGAGGTAACCGCGACGGTATGACTCGGCATCCGCGGCGGGCTGCCGGGATGACACCTCATCCAAAGTATCTTTACGCCCCCGGGTTTTTCCGAGGGAAAAGGCGACAATCCCCATCACCGCCAGGAGCAGCAGTACGAGCAAGGCTTCCATAGGAGCTCCTCATTGTGGCCGCGCAAGCACTGCACGGTTTTATCCAATCGATAGAGTAACGATACCAAAGAGAAACCCCATCGCAGAAGCGACGGGGTTTCTCTTTCGCATAACTACCGGTTATCCCGGACAGCCAAGCATCTACAAGCAGTGACTACTTGATGATGCTGGTGACACGTCCCGAACCAACGGTGCGGCCGCCTTCGCGGATAGCGAAGCCGAGGCCCTCTTCCATGGCGATGGGCTGGATGAGCGCAACGGTCATCTCAGTGTTGTCGCCAGGCATAACCATTTCCGTGCCTTCGGGCAGGGTGATAACGCCGGTTACGTCCGTGGTACGGAAGTAGAACTGCGGGCGGTAGTTGGAGTAGAACGGGTTGTGACGTCCGCCTTCGTCCTTGGACAGGATGTAGACGTTGGCCTCGAAGTCGGTGTGCGGGGTGATGGAACCCGGCTTGACGACAACCTGGCCACGCTCGACATCGTCGCGCTTGAGACCGCGGAGCAGGAGGCCACAGTTCTCGCCGGCCCATGCTTCGTCGAGCTGCTTGTGGAACATCTCGATACCGGTAACCGTGGTCTTCTGGACCGGGCGGATGCCAACGATCTCGACCTCGGAGTTGATGGCGAGGGTTCCACGCTCGGCGCGGCCCGTAACAACGGTGCCACGGCCGGTGATCGTGAAGACGTCTTCGATCGGCATCAGGAACGGCTTGTCGCGGTCACGTACGGGGTCCGGAACGGACTCGTCGACTGCTGCCATCAGGTCCTGGACGGACTTGACCCAAACCGGGTCGCCTTCCAGAGCCTTGAGACCGGAAACGCGAACAACCGGAGCCTCATCGCCATCGAAGCCCTGCGAGCTCAGGAGCTCACGAACTTCCATTTCGACGAGGTCGAGGAGTTCTTCGTCATCAACCATGTCGGACTTGTTCAGCGCGACCAGCAGGTAGGGAACACCAACCTGGCGGGCAAGCAGAACGTGCTCGCGGGTCTGAGCCATCGGACCATCGGTTGCAGCAACCACGAGGATTGCGCCGTCCATCTGGGCAGCACCGGTGATCATGTTCTTGATGTAGTCAGCGTGACCAGGGGCGTCTACGTGTGCGTAGTGGCGCTTTTCGGTCTGGTACTCCACGTGGGAGATGTTGATGGTAATACCGCGCTGGCGCTCTTCCGGAGCGGAGTCGATCGACGCGAAGTCGCGCTGCTCGTTGAGATCCGGGTACTGGTCGTACAGTACCTTGGAAATGGCGGCAGTCAGCGTCGTCTTACCGTGGTCAACGTGACCAATGGTGCCGATGTTGACGTGCGGCTTAGTCCGCTCGAACTTTGCCTTTGCCACAGGTTCCTCCTAGAACGATTTCAAGTGAAGTGCTCCTCGGCCGCGCTTTTCGCGGCAGAAACTTTAGCAAGTCTACTTGGGGGCTTGGTTTTGGTGAAATTGCAGATTCAGGAACCAATCTTAGTTCCTGGAACCTGTTTGCGCGGGGACCGGGCTGCGACTCTCGCCGCAGCCCCGCCTCAAGCGCTTAGATGCCTTCCCGGGACCGGAATTGCATCCGTTACCGGGAGATTACTCGCCGCGGGTTTTCTGGATGATCTCGTCGGCTACTGCCTTCGGGACCTCCGCGTAGCTGTTGAACGTCATGGAGTACACAGCGCGACCCTGGGTCTTGGAGCGCAGGTCACCGATGTAGCCGAACATGCCGGACAGCGGAACGTGTGCACGAATAACCTTCACGCCTGCTGCGTCCTCCATGGACTGCATCTGGCCGCGGCGGGCGTTCAGGTCACCAATAACATCACCCATGTATTCCTCAGGTGTGCGGACCTCAACATCCATGAGCGGTTCGAGCAGAACAGGGTTCGCCTTGCGTGCAGCTTCCTTGAAAGCCATACGTCCGGCGATCTTGAACGCCATTTCCGAGGAGTCAACATCGTGGGACGCGCCATCAATCAGCGTGGCCTTGATACCAACAACCGGGTAACCGGCCAGGACGCCGTCGTTCAGTGCATCCTGGATACCGGCGTCAACGGACGGAATGTACTCGCGGGGAACGCGGCCACCAGTGACCTTGTTCTCGAACGCGTACAGCTCGCCTGAAGCGGTGTCCATGGGCTCGATCGCGATCTGGATCTTTGCGAACTGACCCGAACCACCGGTCTGCTTCTTGTGCGTGTAGTCAAGGCGCTCGACGGCGCGCTTGATGGTTTCGCGGTAAGCAACCTGCGGCTTGCCAACGTTGGCTTCGACCTTGAATTCGCGGCGCATGCGGTCCACCAGGATGTCCAGGTGGAGCTCGCCCATGCCGGCGATGATGGTCTGGCCCGTGTCTTCGTTGAGGGAGACCTGGAAGGTCGGGTCCTCAGCGGAGAGCTTCTGGATGGCCGTGGAGAGCTTCTCCTGGTCACCCTTGGTGTTGGGCTCGATGGCAACCGAGATCACGGGCTCCGGGAAGCTCATGGACTCGAGGACGATCTGGTTGCTGGAATCACACAGGGTGTCACCCGTGGTGGTGTCCTTCAGACCGATGGCTGCGTAGATGTGGCCGGCGGTAGCGCCCTCAACAGGCATTTCCTTGTTGGCGTGCATCTGGAACAGCTTGCCGATGCGCTCCTTCTTGCCCTTGGTGGAGTTGACCACCTGGGCACCTGCTTCAACGTGACCGGAGTACACGCGGACGAAGGTGAGCTGACCGAAGAACGGGTGCGCAGCAATCTTGAAGGCGAGGGCCGAGAACGGCTCGTCTGCAGAAGGCTTACGGGTGAGTTCCTTCTCTTCGTCGCGAGGATCGTGACCGATCATCGGGGGGACGTCGAGCGGGTTCGGCAGGAAGTCCACAACAGCATCAAGCATCGGCTGAACGCCGCGGTTCTTGAAGGCAGAGCCACAGAACACGGGGTAGAGCTCGGAGTTGATGGTCATCTTGCGGATGCCGGCCTTGATTTCCTCGAGGGTGAGTTCTTCACCTTCGAGGTACTTCTCCATGAGTTCTTCGGAAGCTTCAGCCACAGTCTCAACGAGCTGTGCGCGGTACTCTTCGGCCTTGGCCTGGAGGTCCGCAGGAATTTCCTGCACTTCGTAGGAAGCACCCATGGTGACGTCACCCTTTGCGTCGCCAGGCCAAACCAGGGCGCGCATTTCAAGGAGGTCAACAACACCGATGAAGTCGTTCTCGGCGCCGATGGGCAGCTGCATGACCAGCGGCTTGGCACCAAGGCGGGAGATGATGGTGTCCACGGTGAAGTAGAAGTCTGCGCCCAGCTTGTCCATCTTGTTGACGAAGCAGATACGCGGGACGTTGTACTTGTCAGCCTGGCGCCAAACAGTCTCGGACTGCGGCTCCACGCCTTCCTTGCCGTCGAACACTGCAACTGCACCGTCGAGGACGCGCAGGGAGCGCTCAACCTCAACCGTGAAGTCCACGTGGCCCGGGGTGTCGATGATGTTGATCTGGTTCTGGTTCCAGAAGCAAGTCACGGCGGCAGACGTGATGGTAATGCCGCGTTCCTTTTCCTGTTCCATCCAGTCAGTCGTCGAAGCGCCGTCGTGCGTTTCGCCGATCTTGTGGTTCACACCCGTGTAGAACAGGATGCGCTCGGTAGTGGTGGTCTTGCCGGCATCAATGTGGGCCATGATGCCGATGTTGCGGACCTTGTTAAGGTCGGTAAGCACGTCCTGTGCCACGGGGTCTCCCTTTCGGATGGACTACACGTCCGCCGCCGACTCAGCTGAGCCGGCGGCGTCCGGGAAGTTTTACCAGCGGTAGTGTGCGAAGGCCTTGTTGGACTCGGCCATCTTGTGGGTGTCTTCGCGACGCTTCACAGCGGCACCAAGACCGTTGGAGGCATCCAGGATTTCGTTCTGGAGACGCTCGGTCATGGTCTTCTCACGGCGGGCCTTGGAGTAGCCCACGAGCCAACGCAGAGCGAGGGCGGTGGAGCGGCCCGGCTTGACCTCAACCGGAACCTGGTAGGTTGCGCCACCAACACGGCGTGAACGAACCTCAAGAGCAGGCTTGACGTTGTCCATGGCCTTCTTGAGAGCGGCAACGGGGTCGCCGCCGGACTTGGCGCGTGCACCTTCAAGTGCACCGTAAACGATGCGCTCTGCGGTGGACTTCTTGCCGTCAACCAGAACCTTGTTGATCAGCTGAGTGACCAACGGGGAGCCGTAAACGGGATCGGAAACTAGCGGCCGCTTCGGGGCCGGACCCTTGCGAGGCATATTACTTCTTCTCCATCTTTGCGCCGTAACGGCTGCGGGCCTGCTTGCGGTTCTTGACACCCTGGGTGTCGAGCGCGCCGCGGACGATCTTGTAGCGGACACCCGGGAGGTCCTTCACACGACCACCACGAACGAGCACGATGGAGTGCTCCTGGAGGTTGTGGCCAACGCCGGGGATGTAAGCGGTAACTTCCACGCCACCGTTGAGACGCACACGTGCCACCTTACGGAGAGCCGAGTTCGG includes:
- the rpsG gene encoding 30S ribosomal protein S7; amino-acid sequence: MPRKGPAPKRPLVSDPVYGSPLVTQLINKVLVDGKKSTAERIVYGALEGARAKSGGDPVAALKKAMDNVKPALEVRSRRVGGATYQVPVEVKPGRSTALALRWLVGYSKARREKTMTERLQNEILDASNGLGAAVKRREDTHKMAESNKAFAHYRW
- the rpsL gene encoding 30S ribosomal protein S12; translated protein: MPTINQLVRKGRTPKVSKTKAPALKGSPMRRGVCTRVYTTTPKKPNSALRKVARVRLNGGVEVTAYIPGVGHNLQEHSIVLVRGGRVKDLPGVRYKIVRGALDTQGVKNRKQARSRYGAKMEKK
- the fusA gene encoding elongation factor G; this encodes MAQDVLTDLNKVRNIGIMAHIDAGKTTTTERILFYTGVNHKIGETHDGASTTDWMEQEKERGITITSAAVTCFWNQNQINIIDTPGHVDFTVEVERSLRVLDGAVAVFDGKEGVEPQSETVWRQADKYNVPRICFVNKMDKLGADFYFTVDTIISRLGAKPLVMQLPIGAENDFIGVVDLLEMRALVWPGDAKGDVTMGASYEVQEIPADLQAKAEEYRAQLVETVAEASEELMEKYLEGEELTLEEIKAGIRKMTINSELYPVFCGSAFKNRGVQPMLDAVVDFLPNPLDVPPMIGHDPRDEEKELTRKPSADEPFSALAFKIAAHPFFGQLTFVRVYSGHVEAGAQVVNSTKGKKERIGKLFQMHANKEMPVEGATAGHIYAAIGLKDTTTGDTLCDSSNQIVLESMSFPEPVISVAIEPNTKGDQEKLSTAIQKLSAEDPTFQVSLNEDTGQTIIAGMGELHLDILVDRMRREFKVEANVGKPQVAYRETIKRAVERLDYTHKKQTGGSGQFAKIQIAIEPMDTASGELYAFENKVTGGRVPREYIPSVDAGIQDALNDGVLAGYPVVGIKATLIDGASHDVDSSEMAFKIAGRMAFKEAARKANPVLLEPLMDVEVRTPEEYMGDVIGDLNARRGQMQSMEDAAGVKVIRAHVPLSGMFGYIGDLRSKTQGRAVYSMTFNSYAEVPKAVADEIIQKTRGE